In the genome of Hydrogenophaga sp. PBL-H3, the window CGGGCGTCGCCCCGCGCATGCAGCACCAGCGTGGGGCAATGGACCCGGGCGGCCAGCTCACAGACATCGATCTGACCGAAGGCCGCCACCATCTGCGCCGCGTGCACCGGCGTGCACGACAGGCGCTCCAGTTCGTTGAACCAGCTCACCTGTTCGGCGCTGCCGCCGGGAATGAAGAGCGAGGTGAACACCTGGCGAAACGCCGGGTTGTCCTGGCCCCATCCCAGCTCGATCAAGTCAAGCATCAGCTGGGCCTGCTTGCGTTGCTCGGGGGTTGGGTTTCTCTGAAGCGGTCCTCGGGCATAGCCACCGAGCAGGACGAGGCAGCTGACGCGCTCGGGGTGGCGCGCCGCATAGGCCAGCGAGATGGCCGCTCCCTGCGAGCAGCCGAAAAGGGCAAAGCGCTCCAGCCCGGCGGCGTCCACCACCGCCTCCAGGTCAGACACCCAGGCATCGAGCGAGAGGGGCGTGCGTGCCGCGTCGGACAGGCCACAACCACGACCGTCATAACGCAGCAGCGTATGGCCCTCGCTCAACTCGGTGATCCAGGGTGCCCAGACAGGGCTG includes:
- a CDS encoding alpha/beta fold hydrolase, translated to MARLSQSIRFCTSADQTRIAFATTGQGTAVVRAAHFLTHLDFDLNSPVWAPWITELSEGHTLLRYDGRGCGLSDAARTPLSLDAWVSDLEAVVDAAGLERFALFGCSQGAAISLAYAARHPERVSCLVLLGGYARGPLQRNPTPEQRKQAQLMLDLIELGWGQDNPAFRQVFTSLFIPGGSAEQVSWFNELERLSCTPVHAAQMVAAFGQIDVCELAARVHCPTLVLHARGDARVPFEEGRHLAGVIPGARFVPLDSRNHVLLHGEPAFASCFAEIQDFLQTHHRAAAPRTAFPTLTPGERELLELLAHGLDNLQISAHLGLSEKTVRNKVSSVFAKLDADTRAQAIVRARDAGFGCAPLPR